The genome window TCCAGCATCCGTTTCTGCATCTGCTGTGCCTGTTTCATCAGGTCATTCATCTTCATAATTTTTTTATCCTGCCTCTAAACAATTTTATAATCGTATACGCATAAGTGATTGACTTGTTACAAAAATGCTGAGTACAATAGAAATTTCCTTATAAGAATACGTCTTTCCCATTAGGAAAGACGCGATTATTGGGTTTCCAAAACCGTAGCCTCAAAGAGCGTAAGTGCTGTTTTGAGTTGTGGGTCGTCCTCAGCTTCAACCCTCCGCATGAGTGGAGTTTTCTGATTCGTCTCTTCGGGCGTGTTCTCAGATTTTGCTGGTTCAGATGGAACAGTATCTAAAACAACCCACTCAATTTTTACAGGTTCGCCGACAGCGTGCGTGAGTGCCTCAGTTATAATTTTTTTGTCGTCTTCCATAATTATGGGGAGAGATGAAGGCAAACACGCGATTTCAACCACGTCTGTAGCGTTCACAGATAGGACGGATTCCGCCAATAAGCCACGACTGATCCGCATTGGAAGGTTGGATCTGATCTCCTCCCAAAACGAAGGCAGTTCTGTCAGTGAACAAACATCAGAAGAGGTTGACCTATTTGGTGTCGGTGCAGGGGAAGTTGAGGCTTGTTTGTCGTACTGTTTACCTGTCGCTTCCTTTGCCAAATCAGATGGGTTTGGGGAAGAAGTCTCTTGCCTTGTAGGGAAAGGAAGTTGGTTGGATGTAGCTCGTGTACTCGTTGGATTTTCGCTCGAAAATAGAGATTGCTGGGGCGGCATTTTCTGTATTGCTGAAATCCCGACCTCATCGAATTTCCGCTCTAATGTCGATAGTTTACTAACAATCTCTTCAAGATGTACACCTTCTTCAAGCGAATTAAGTTGAATAAACGCAGCCTCTAATTGCAGTTGGGGGTACCCGTACTGCTTGATATCGCGACTGGTGTGCATCAAAATTCTAATAATTCGCGATAGTCGATTGACTGACATCTGTTCAGCCTGCTGTTTGAGTTCAGGGAGATCCGATTGGGGACTTTGAAGCAGTTCACTCAGGCTATCATCAATCGCCAAGAGTCGAAGATCCCGAAAATGGCTGATGAGATGATCAAGACATTTCGATAAATCGGTGCCTTGCTTCGTTAGGTTGTTCAGCGTCTTCAATCCTTTTGCGAGGTGTCTTTCTATAATTGCTGCGGCAAGATCGCGAAGGAGAGAGCTGGATCCGAGTCCAATGGTTTGTTCAACAGCCTCGATCGTCAAATCCTTTCCAGTCGAAGCGATGAGGCGTTCTAATAGGTTTTCAGCGTCTCGCAGACATCCTTCAGATTGTCGGGTGATGAGTGCAAGGACATCGGCATCCGCCGAGACCTCTTCCGCATTAGCAATCAACTGCAGACGTTCAATGATTTTTTCGTCTTCTAAGTGCCGGAAATCAAAATCTTGGCAGCGCGAACTGATTGTCTTGGGAATTTTGGCATGTTCAGTGGTCGCCATGATGAAGATGACATGTGGTGGTGGTTCCTCAAGCGTTTTAAGCAAGGCATTAAATGCTTCCGGCGAGAGCATGTGCGCTTCATCTATGATATAGATTTTATAGGTGCAAGTAGCAGGGGAGAGTTTAACGTTTTCGCGAAGGTCTCGAATGGTATCAATGCCGCGA of Candidatus Poribacteria bacterium contains these proteins:
- the dnaX gene encoding DNA polymerase III subunit gamma/tau: MAYEVLAQKWRPQNFSDVVGQEHVTKTLKNQILSERVGHAYLFWGPRGTGKTTVARIFAKAVNCPNRLQETEFDSTTTAEPCNQCEFCNDISHSRSLDVFEMDAASNRGIDTIRDLRENVKLSPATCTYKIYIIDEAHMLSPEAFNALLKTLEEPPPHVIFIMATTEHAKIPKTISSRCQDFDFRHLEDEKIIERLQLIANAEEVSADADVLALITRQSEGCLRDAENLLERLIASTGKDLTIEAVEQTIGLGSSSLLRDLAAAIIERHLAKGLKTLNNLTKQGTDLSKCLDHLISHFRDLRLLAIDDSLSELLQSPQSDLPELKQQAEQMSVNRLSRIIRILMHTSRDIKQYGYPQLQLEAAFIQLNSLEEGVHLEEIVSKLSTLERKFDEVGISAIQKMPPQQSLFSSENPTSTRATSNQLPFPTRQETSSPNPSDLAKEATGKQYDKQASTSPAPTPNRSTSSDVCSLTELPSFWEEIRSNLPMRISRGLLAESVLSVNATDVVEIACLPSSLPIIMEDDKKIITEALTHAVGEPVKIEWVVLDTVPSEPAKSENTPEETNQKTPLMRRVEAEDDPQLKTALTLFEATVLETQ